The Erigeron canadensis isolate Cc75 chromosome 1, C_canadensis_v1, whole genome shotgun sequence genome segment TCTTAGCAAAATGCCAGTAGTGCAAAATAGCAGACGAGTATCCTTTCCTTTAACTCCCTCAAGGCGAACTTTATACCCAACCtttgaaaaaagttaaaaggatCAAAATGTTAGCATTGTACAATCGGGAGGTTGCAGTTAAAACCCATTTACCTATTACAGGGTCGATTTGGGTTAGGTTTCTTCTGTAACTGGTCAGAACTCAGAACTTGAAAAAGGTAACGTGTCAATTTCAAAAGAAGTCACTAAAACTGTGCTCCTAATACATACAACCTCCTACACGTTATGTGAAGGACCTTACATTAAATTTCTAGTATTTGGATTTAGGTAACCATATTTACACTGTATATCGTTTTAGGTCCACCAAATAGAATCGACCCGTTTAAATGATTACTATAAATTTACCCATTTTTGACCTGTTACTCTACCCAGCTGACACTAATGTTGCCACCTCTGACAAGATTATTCAGAGCTACAAACTTGCTTATATATACAGTAGTAGATAAAATAATTACAGAGTCACCAAGCTTTTCCCCTCGTTCAGCAGCAACCCTCTCTGCAACTGACATAGCAGATATTCGTCTGGGTTGGGTACAGATAATATTACATTGAGCTCCGCGAGCAGCTTCAATTTCTGATTCTAAGATGTACTGAGGCAGTTGAGTCGTTTTACCACAACCCGTTTCACCAGACACCACAATAACCTGCCAATTAATgaccatatatattttcataaataagtAACAGATCATGTAAATGGTCTAACATTTTTCTGCTTCACAGCGGTGATATCTTACAATATGGAAACAAAACTTTGACATAATAATTCAGATTGGTTAACAAAAAGAAAGATTAGCCAAATTTAACTCTCAAAGATTTTAGGGCATCGACGATGACGTCCAGATGTTCAATCTCCTACATATTTGGTTAGCTAAAGCAGGAATAATGTCTCTCGTTTTGTTAAAACCAATTTTAAAAGCAATTCCCTTTGACCCAGTAGTCAAACCATAAACAGCCATATGATAATAATTAACACATTTGACGATCAATATTGACGAAACCACTGCCGATAGCATGCCATAATGACTTACATTAGTGGAGCAACATGGTACAAAAACTCTTTTTTTGTACCACAAACTTggaattagaaaaaaaaaaaaaaaaaaaaaaaaaaaaagaaaaagaaaaagacagaTAGAAGTttaagagaagaattaaagaatcCCTAACCTACCTGATTTCTGGAAATAGCATTTAACAATGCTTCCTTCTCTTTATAAGCAGGTAGACTTCTTCGTAGTTCTTGCATCTTTTGGCCTTCGGCAGATTCCTACATATAAAGATGTCAATGATCTGAGAAGGATTAAAATACCATTTAACAATCGTTTAAATGCTATCACCCTATCCgtgtaattaaaaataatgtgCAAGTTACAAATGACTGAATGAGTTAATCAGGATAGCAGATTCAGAGATAGACACCTATCTAAGGGCCAAATGGTCCTCAAGTTGCCCAAAGTTTTGTCGACCAATATTAGTTCGTTATTAGAATAAGTTAATTTTTGTTAACCCTTAATTGTTTAtagaaagttataaaaaaaactggAGAGGTTGTTAGGGCTTAACTCAACCCCAGGTAGCAATTCAATGACTAAAGCTGTGTAGGCAATAACCCAACCCACCCCCATTTTGCTGCCTCAAATATGCATCAagtttgagagaaaagaaaactaACAAAAAGTGCCACTCATCTATCTCAATGATCTACTTTTCAAAGAAAGCGGATAGAAACCTGCCAATCTTGTTGGATATTTCGTAGATGAACACTTCTCCGCCTGAGAATTCCCTCTGCAACAGGACTTCGTTTGATAGGCTCATCTTGCTCATGAAGTCCTTCCTCAGAAAATAGATTTGTGGATGTGCTTGATGTAGGTAAACTGTTATTAGGATAACCATCTCTAGTAACAGATTTTTGTGAAAGGTATGACTTGAGATGATAATCAACCCGACTATGTAattctgaagaaagaaccaccTACAGAAAATTAAGAATGCTCACACCCACATGCTTTCAACTATGCTATATATAGTGTTTATGGACAAAACCCCTGCAGGTCCACCTAATCCTTTATATGTATCTAGACACTACAAATCACGTGTTATTTCGACAAGTTAAACTGCAACAGAACAATTATATGAGCCTTTGTGGGTATATGcatataaaagtttttaaataatCTTTTGTATGCAAGTAATCAAGCGTGCATGAATCGACCcatgacttttatataaaaaaaggttgCCAATCTAGGCTTCAACACTAAAACTGCACTTTCAAGTCTTAATTTGTTTATACCAGTACTAAAGTTTCCGAAATCATAATCACATTAAAACTTCGTATACATGTGAAGTATCATTGATAGTTATGACGCCACGGTGAGGAACAATGAAAAGGACATGAATACATACCTCTCTTTGAGGACGTTTATCATCTAGATCTGGTCTGTAATTTGGCAAAGGAACTTTACTAAAGACAACTACTTTTGCATATTGACGGCTGCAAAGATTATTATAATCAGAGCACAAAGACAAATACAAACAGTCGAAACATAGAATTTGGCCATTGAAGCTAAATATACCTCTGTAACCCCATCCGAGTTGCCAGTGCTGAGAGTTGGTCAAAATCTCTCCTGTCCTTTTTCTCTCGTGAAACTAACTCTTGCTCATCTTTATTTCGGATTAGTGTAGTAAGCTTATATTGCCACTCATCGATGTTATCGAGAGTGGAAGCCCCCTGGTCAACAACATATAAACAATGAAGTGATATGTGGTGAGATAGTAGCCATATTAACATGTAAGCTACAATTATAGCTAGCAAGGCAACCGTTTATCATCATAAGCAGCCATGCTATTTTCTCAAAATTTGGATTGTCTAAAGTCTAAACGCTCATCTTCATTGAAGGTAAACATCTTAAGTTCAATGAGATATGCCCACCTGGTTTATACTTTTCCTACGCACACAAACATTTGCTACATTTGCTAAATTAAAATGTCATTCAAATATAGTTCAATAAGTGGAGTACGTGTAAACAAAAACAGTATTTATTAAGCCAatataatgcataaaataaatctaaaaccATAAGTTCAaccatataaaataattaaatcatgAGCCCTCTTAAGCTAGTTCCATGATTCTCCTTTAACTAAGTGCCACCCAAAATTTAAAGCTCATTCTCACTACTAAAAAGCCGTAAGCTTTGAAATGTTCTTACGTAAGGCATTAGAGTTTTGCAGTCGTTCCCTTTTTGATAAACAATTTTAGATTAAAGTTATCAAACTACCAATTGTTTTCCACTATGGAGACAAAAATGTTGGAAAACACCACGAAAGGGTTCAGAAACCATCACAGGAATATCCTGATCAGACCGCATACATCTGACTCAAAGTCATTATCCCCGGGTAACGAAACCTCATCCGTTTACCCATTAATTCGGTTCAATTTGGAATACTTTAAAGAATACAAACTTATTACAACTAAGTTGAAAGCTACTTAATTCGAACCTATAGCCGTAAGCACTTAAACCAAACACTCCTCAGCACCCTCAAAAACGGTCATTTCGCACCCGTACCTAAAATATTACAATTCTATCTTTTCTAATGGTAAAGTTCAGTCCTTTTTAGTAGCAAACAACAtctaaaatacaaacaaatcgaaatcaagaaaaccaaaactaaCCAAATTATGTGGAGAACATTGGAAATGTTCACGATCAGAGTCATCTTCAGACGCGTATTCGTCGTAAGCGTATCGGCCGTAAGGGAAACTTTGCTGTTGGTAAAAGTAAGGTAAGGAATAAGAATCATCATTTTTTCGGGTTTTTCGAATCAAGtaatttgaagaagaagaggaagatgagCAAAGAAAGATTAAAGGTGGCCTTGATTTTAATAAtgagggtttagggtttttgatgaatttaagGGGGATTAAGTGGAAAGAACGTCTGAATGAAGAAGAGGTCGTGGATTTGAGAGATAGTTTTAAGTAAGTGTGGATGGATAATGGAGAATTTAATGGCATGATTGATTGAATGAATGTTTTAAGGGGTTTTGTTAAATTTGAGGGTTTTAGGATATGGAGGGAGGAAGAAAGGGTGTTCCTGTTCCTGTCTGCGTGGAAGAGGAACTACCAGTTGATTTTATGGAGTGTTGTTGTTTGTACTTTATTTAGCCCTTTTTAccttttacttttcttttattttttatttttttattatcattactaGTCGGGAAATGGGGCAAGTTTAGCCTTCTCACACCGGGCTCGTCTCTTCCTCGTCAGTTACATGTCGCGTATGGGAAACCATTGGCCTAAGTCTTTACGTTGGTTTCATGCATCGGTTTTATAATTGATTTACCAACGATTGATAGACAAGCTTAATCAGTCCACCCTTCGATCACCatttcaaaataactttgaaaaaaacattttttatcaAATCAACAGTTAACTTCAcagaaaaattataaataaagaaattttaaaatgtCAGTATATAAGTATTGGTGTGACGCTGATATGACAAAATTGATGACCAACTATCTTGTCaccaataaaaacataaatatccaTGCTACATTAGTTAGTACATAAAGTTATAAAGTATAATACCGTTAAACCGAcatttattttacatatataaaacgaATATTAAATAAATCTAAGCTATTCATCCCCAAGTTACATATATTGGACCTAATCTCAATTACCATTACATCATTCACATTAAAGACCAACTTCCTGGATGAAATGATAGGAAATGTGCTATATGCAGATCAAATATAAGCTGAAGTAGATCCTTAACTTTCAATTAAAGAAGTGGGCATATACTTTGATAAAGATCTACACGAATATATGCTATGACCATGAACTAAAGAAAATTACATCATAAaatttatttgtgagttctatTCATTCTATTTCAATTTATGACCTGACCGTTTAATCTACATGTAGGATAAATTTATGACCTACATATTGCCTTTTTGATGTAACAAATTTCATtctatttcaatttttttgttttgattcttGTATCTAAATGTTCCAACCTTTTGATGTAACAAATTTCGGTATCCAGTGGCAATTTGCAATATAGCTAGTAGTATTGGCTTTATGCTAGTTATAATCCATCATGTTACGTATTATCTAATTTTCCTAATAATCAGGACTTCAGCCCGAAAGTTGTCTTGACAAACACAAGTTTACTTCCAAGAAAAAAAGATGAGAGAACAATTAAGGAAGTTAATGTAAATATGATATTGAAGTACAGTTTTTAAAGCCTCAAATTCAGCCACTTCAACTATAACGAGTGACGACATAACTTTAAAACACATATAACATTGTACAACATGATTTAATAGAGGTGATATTGGTATTACATTGATAAATTCACCACAcattacaaatattatatactcTATAAGTATTAATATGTCATTATTGTGGTTAATTGATCAGCTTATATATCACCTCAGAAAAATAATGTTAATGAAACATAAACTTACTTAATTTGGATATCTTGTTTAGATCCACTTGACAAGCCAACATGGCATGTTAGTACTCTTCATATTCTATTGTTAAGTCAAGGGATGTCAGAAACATTGGTGGATTCTTGATTTTTGctgtcatcatcatcaagaagaTGTTTTGTTAATGGACCTTCCTTTCTTTCTGCCCTGGCCAATATTCTCTGTTCTTCTGTTTTGCCCCATAGTACTGAGTATAGACCAATCATTATGAGAACTGCCCCCAACAATCTGCAGTCAACACAGTTATTTCAAATGATTACTCATATATTGGTCACCagaatgtttgtttgttttcctgggtattatttaaatttaacaatGTTATTCACTACTAGAAAAATGTTGATTAGTGACACAAGACATTTGGTAACGAAAGACACTTGGTCATTAATACCGTGTAATGACCAAATTTTCGTCAGTAATAGGCTAAATTTGGTTACCATTGCTGTTAGAGATCAAATTATGAGTGGTCACTTTTTGTCGGTATAGATCATGAAGAATAGTTTGGACAGGTTGGAAAACCGTAACAAAGTTTCAGGTAAGTAGTTAAGGATTTACTTACCCTCCAAGGTACAACTGATCATGAAGAATCGCAAAAGCCATAAAAGCAACAAGAACAGTCTGGACGGGCTGGAAAACCGCAACAAAAACAGGCCCTCCCTTTTGAATACACCATGTTTGAAGCCATAACACAATCCCAGATGAAATAATGCCCTAATACAGATAcaatttttctttcatatacTGTTGGAAATAAATTGGAAGCATCTACTGTATACAAAAACTGGCTATTACTTTTGAAGGCCTGTAATTTGACTACAAATTTCGTTAAATGTATGACAAAGAAAATCAGCAGAACTTGTTTAATACTTACTGCATATAAGATGGTAAAAATCTCTTCCCCAGATTTAATTTTCCATTTCTCTGGATCCCTCTCGAAAAATGCTGCTATGACCATGAACTGAATCAGCCCAAAGAAGCATGTAAAAGAGGTGAGTGAAAGTTTGGCTGGGTACTTCTTTACTATGGGAGCCtgcaaaatattatttttaaccatATTAACTTCTTTCTTGAATCCATAAATTCTTAGAGTCACAGGGCTAGTTAAATCGTTATAATCCTTCTAACCCGAAATAACTGAATGATAGAAAGATCGAAGGCCCTAATACCTGAAAGACCATCCAACCAGCCCATGATAAGCAGTGACCAATTAGGTAAATACAACCCCATGTCCAGTTAAGCATGTTTGTCGACCCGGTAAGAAGATCTTGATTATTGTTCACATTAGACGCATCTTGATGCACAAGTGGAGCTCCTTTGTAGAGGGTAATAACAGTTGCACCTCCTACACTTGCAATTGTGCCTATAACTTTTGCCAACCCATCTCTCCTTGATAGGTTTACTTTCTCAAGCCTAATATATATACAGCCCAAATAATATAGTAGTATATATTAGCTaacctttactaccaaatgaCTCATTAAATACTCATATATAACTTGTTTGTAGGATGTacgtatgtatatgtatacctTAAAGTAGAGGCCATGAGAAAAGTAATGGCAGGAACCGAGTTTTGCATAGCAGAAGCAAAAGCTGGTGTTGCATAGTACAACCCGAGTATGTAAAATCCTTGGTTGGCTGTGATTCTTTAGATCAAAAACGAAGAAAAACAGAACAATTCAGCATGAAAGGACAAACAACCTATATAAAGTAACTTAATTAAGAAAACGACAAACAAATGTTGCGTTATTGATCACTTACCCGATTAGAGCCAAGAGGAAAAACTGAACGAGCAACGGAAATGTAAGGGGTGGTCTTTCTTTCCTGCAGGCAGAGAAAACATGAAAGGACATTTactaaacacaaacaaaaaactaGATGCTAATAATACTGATCATATGCATAACGCCTACATAGATTcggttatttttattgtaattgGCACACCTTGTTGATGAGTTTATATATGTTCAATACAGAATATTATTATGCTACAATGACTGATTatgtatatcaaaaatatattttaactatTAATCAAGTATACATTGGTGACTTTGTTATGgatatcaaaaatatttatgatgcTACAATTACTGATTATGGATATCAAAAATGAATCTTAACTATTAATCAAGTATACATTGGTGACTTTGTTACTACGACTTAATTACCTCTCATAGAAGTATGCAAACGGAGCCAAGAGAATTAAAGCGAGGAGGTTTCTGTAAATCGGGTAAACGACTGTACTTACACCAATATTGAGTGCAACTCTAGACACAATATGAAAACCTGCAAAACAAAGTTGCAAAACAAGAACTCCTATAAGAAGTTTCATTCTTCCAGAGACTTGAATCCCAGTTCTCATATTTGGCATCCTTTTGTTGTGAGTGATATATGATAGTATTACTTTGTGCTTCAGTATGTTTTTGATTTGGATTGGGGCATGCATCTTTTATAAGTACAGGGGAACATGAAAGTtgataattgtttttatatgtattattggGTTAGTTATTTAGTTGATACATGCATGAGGGTTGCAAGAACtttgtcatatgcatatgccAAGTAATCATGTACAAAACATAGGATATGAACGCAATTATTTTGTTAGTTTATCATGTTAGCCTGATTTAAGATGATCTAAATGATCAATATTCATCTTAATATACCAAAACACACGactttttataagttttcaaaaaataaccATAAAATGGCTAAACGCACAAGTAGTGCATATCGCAAGGAGTCCCTGCGATTCGCTAGGATTGCATGTGAATCGCAACAAGTCCTTGAGATTTGAGATTTTCTATACTTGAAAGTTACGTtgtattaattatttgatttacatacgttgtttaattttttttaatcgttTATGTAGTTGCAAGTATAGAAAGTATCACAAAAAAGTTAcctagaaattaaattaaaaacaaaagtcaaaatcgcAAGGAGTGTATTCGAATCGCAAGGACTGCTTGCGTTCCGCAAGCTCTCCTTGCAATTAATTTTGCGATTTgtggattttttaaaaattcaacaaaaattaGGTACTTTGATATACTCCGTATTTAAGATCGATTTTCGCTATATACGctattttctatttataaaaatgagcATAGTACCCGTGGTTGCGGCGGAAATTTTTAACTACGTTTTTTGATGAACACATTGGTTAGATTATGTCAAttgttttaaaactatatagaaagatcaatgttaattaaattagaattaattacaaattgataataaatatagtgaactaatataataaagcaaaaaacaagtttaaaattcacctttcaaaaaaaaaaaatagtgttttAGTATGTGAAAGAGCATTTTGGAAATCATAAGATACTGAAAAGggcattttgaaaaaaaaaaaaaattctaatccAATTCTCTTTATAAATAGTTAAAAGATATGACTACACTCGGCAAAATTTGATTCTCCATAGGTATGTAAATTGATTACCGATATGATTTCAAGCCTAAGgagttaacttttttttatatatatacactagtgGTCAGGctcgtccaatggacgggtagtctcaaaatatatttatcaaagctaaaaaattggatttcaaatatattaaatagatataccgaaatcaacttgaaaatttgctagctgaatagccactccatcggtcaaaatactccaagaattatccgcccaacgaaaaaacatacgaaaattaactccatataaatattgatttcagtttaccccttttttttcaactttagttaaataaaaaatttacagtttcttatattctaaaagtgtaaactatatatataaaagtataattaaatataaattaagttaaagtgtaaattggtgatggaaaatcaaaaagtgtaagttaattattttaaattgggttaaagtgtaaattggtgatgggaaactaaaaagtgtaaattaattgttttagattggggttaaagtgtaaattggtgatggaaaaccaaaaagtgtaaattaatttagattaatatttaaaaaattagaggattaataaggatgaaGGATTAGACTCAAGGAGGTGGGTAcacaaccccctcttttagttatatctatacaactaataaaacaataagaatcctaGCTTTATAAAGTCATCCAActcaacttaaaaatatttttagacttTGCCACGTAGGAATTTGCTACATTACCGATTtacatttgatttatttttacacaaatggtgttgttgatgatatcaaaat includes the following:
- the LOC122586695 gene encoding WAT1-related protein At3g18200, producing the protein MRTGIQVSGRMKLLIGVLVLQLCFAGFHIVSRVALNIGVSTVVYPIYRNLLALILLAPFAYFYERKERPPLTFPLLVQFFLLALIGITANQGFYILGLYYATPAFASAMQNSVPAITFLMASTLRLEKVNLSRRDGLAKVIGTIASVGGATVITLYKGAPLVHQDASNVNNNQDLLTGSTNMLNWTWGCIYLIGHCLSWAGWMVFQAPIVKKYPAKLSLTSFTCFFGLIQFMVIAAFFERDPEKWKIKSGEEIFTILYAGIISSGIVLWLQTWCIQKGGPVFVAVFQPVQTVLVAFMAFAILHDQLYLGGLLGAVLIMIGLYSVLWGKTEEQRILARAERKEGPLTKHLLDDDDSKNQESTNVSDIP